A window of Aptenodytes patagonicus chromosome 1, bAptPat1.pri.cur, whole genome shotgun sequence genomic DNA:
CTGCATTGAAATTCCATAACTTTTCTTTATTCACTGTGATACATTCAAACAAAAGTGCTCCAGATAACAGCCATAaagtaaaggaaattaaaataaaaaggcagaaaaagaccATCAGATACATATGGTGAATATTCATACATCAAAGCATTAGTAACTGCTTGTATCTGAGTGCACCAAAAGCCCACATGAGGGTCCATGTTTTTGTACGCTGCacctataaaaataataatcataggCAGCTCTAGCAAAAAATGTTTTTCGGAACTAGAGCCAAAGCCATCACAAAGATAAAGCACCATCAGGCATATGTTTACAAATGCCATAGTAATTAGTAGAGTGTAAGAAAGGCTTAGCTGAATTAACATTTCTCTTGTATAGCACAGGGAAGCTCTGCTTAGATTCattccttcccagctctgccatttCACACCAGGGACTTTTGCATTTGCCCCACAACATCAAGCGCCACGGGCAACTTGGTAAGCTTTAGGAGACAGTGAGAGATGGATggaagagaaactggaaacaGAGCCAGTGTCTATcctcctatttaaaaaaataatattggcATGGCAGCATGTACTTAACCATGTTACTGCAATACAGTGGCACAATCCACCTGAGAAACACTGAACAGACCATATTGACTTCCCAACACTGTTTGCTGAGCTACAAGTATCTGGCTGCGCTGATTTTACCTATAAAAGACAGTTCTTGTTTTGAACTCCAATTCTGCTATAGTAAAAACGTAAGTCACTGTTATCTATAAGAGACAGCAGAGCATCACTTCATTGCAAACTCAGATTACATCCTAGAATGTGGCTCTATTCCTGCTGCAGAATTACTGAACTGTGCATTTGCCAAAAATTATTTGTAACTCAACAATTTGATGGGGAGGAGGATTCCTGTCCCAAACAACACAAGAAACGGAAGTCAAGATGCCGTACAAATTACACTGTCAAAGGGATACAATAGAGAGACACTTATAAATCTAAGGTCCCTCCACCCGGTGTATTTTTAGGTAGAACAGCATGGATGTtcacaaaaagggggaaaacgCAGTAGAACCCTTgccctgctctccccttcccctgctttgCAGGCAGCAATTCAGCTGGCCAGCAAGACCAAAGACAGGCTTCCCCTCTGAAAATCTGAGTTGTTGACATGAGATTTTCCTTAAAAGATCCAAGTAGGTCGTAACAGAAAACAAGCCTCTGTCCCCATACGCTTTCTATAATAGCATATTCATAGGGATCCTGTCAGGTGTAAGGCGATGCCCCAGCTGCTATAAAGATTTAAGCCCGTGTATGATTTGTGTTTCCCAAAGCAGGATGCAGTGGCACTGCTCATATGACCAACATCATCTTCACAGTCAAGTCCTTGCAACATCAAGGTCTGTTTgctcaaaaagcatttttcttaacTATGTTACTAATAAAGTCTCAAATCACTCAGGCTGAAAAGAAGGTTGGAAGTGTTATGCAGTTATTTACCCTTCACGCTATTTGTGTGGCATTCGTCTCCCACAGCGCATGCCTTGCCCTTTTCACACTCCCTTTCTCATGCAGGAACACAAAGCTGTAATGTTTGGGTTGCAAACACCATTAAATGCCCCTCTTCAGCCCCCAACagcatagaaatattttcttttaaaagttcagaTCAAAGCATTTCTACTAATCCTAggatttattaaaacaaacattgTAGGCATGAGATAGTCAACAGCGTCCCTTTTATAAGATTCTTTGGAGACGGTTCTGATTTCATACTGTTTACTGATCCGCCCCTAATTAATCTTCAGTTGCTCAGCTGCAAATTCAGCAAGTCCAcctgctccttccccacccaGCAGACGTTCCTTTCTCCCCAGTTTCGAGCTGTAATgacagcaccacacagcccctgtCCTGAGAACATGGTGGCATGCTTGAAAAGCTATATATCACATCCCAATGTTACCAGATCGTATCACACACATTTGCAGCAGAAGGCTAGCCTTTCCTCAGGTGAGTAATTAAAACCAGTCATTAAGTGCTTTCAATGAGTTTCATTGTCTTTATCCTTCCCTGCAGTCAAGGTAGTTGCCTTTGATCCAGTAACAGATCTGTGCATATTTGAGGGGTGTGATGCGAACAGCTACATTGAAATCCTGTGGGGTGCCATTCATGTCCACCCACTGATGGCCTGAAAATATTCCAATAATTTTACGCTCCCATTTGTGATTCTGCCTCTTCCACATCCTCACGTACACCCCAGATCCACTCGCACCCGGCTGGGCATCGCACTGCTGGTACAACAGGTCATACGTTTCATCTTTGACATCACAGAAACGGTAAACCAGGTTTCCCGGACGATCGTTGTCGTAACCAGAGAAGTGAATCCTCCCTCCAGGCAAGTGTCTTGCTGGTGGGCTCACACCTATCTTCATAAACTTTCTTTTATGAGGCTTCTTGAGCTCCAGCAGGGCATAGTCATAATCCATGCCAATGTCATTGGCATTGCCTTTGATCCATCCTTTGGGGACATGTGTCCGTTTCACTCGAATCCACTGGAATTTCATTTTCTCAGGCATTGCCGAGTTGGTGATATTGGCCCCTTTGCTGCCATCTTTCAGTTTGGGCTTTAGGAACCCCACCCGCAGTTTCTGAGCTCCTTTGACGTAACTCTTGCCATCATGGATACAATGAGCGGCAGTAAGAACATGCTTTTCAGCCACTAGCGTCCCTGTGCAACCTGTAGATAGCTTCACCGATGTGGAGAATGGGTAATTCAACAAGAAGTCTTTCCCAAAAATGCTAAACCTGCTGTCATAGCCATAGATCTGCCTCTTAGTTCGAGACTTGCCTCGAGACCCATCACCGCTGTTGCTCAGAATATATATGCCCACTTCAGTTTCAGTGAGGCTACCATTAGCGTACAAGGTTTCATAGGACAGGTAGTTCTTTACTTCTTCATAAGTTGGCAGCGGAGAACTTTTGTGGCATGCTGGGCCACAGGGAGATACCACTTCCAGTTTGGCTTCAGCATCAAACTGCGGTTTGTCCAAGTTAAGGGTAGACTGTGGCAGGATAACTGGAACTCTGTAAGATGGCCAAGTTGGCTTCCAGTGAGAACTGGAGGGCACCACATCTTTAGCAGCACACAAAAGGAGGATTAAAGTGGACAAGCCTGCCATTCTGAATGCCAgtctctggaaagcaaaagaaagtccAGTTACTCACCCAAACATGTTGCATGATTAATCTACCTTGCTAAGTAATGGCTTGCTAACCAAGTATAATATAATAAGTATAATATAACAAAGGTCAAGCGATTTGAATGGAGCTAACTATCATTAAGTTCTTCAGGCTTCTCAGCATTAAACTAATACCTTAATGTGTATCCTAAATCAAGTGTCCCAGGTTAACACTGAAACACAGGGCATTTAACCCTTAGATGTGCTGAGCCACCAACTCCTACTTGACATCAGTGGGAAGTTACAGTATTTGTCTTCACACAGCGTAAAGAAAATTCAGACTCTGTGTAAATCCCTGCATTCATAAACCATAGTTCCTGCAAAGAGTAAATGTGTCTTACTTCAGCTACATTACAGCGTTCTCTGAAACCTCCCACCTACTCTCTGACTCCACTGAGAGAGGTCCTTAAATCACCTCACACCCTTTGCTGTCTTAGGCAGAGACATCAAGCTGATGGTAGGAACAGGCAGGTGGACAAAGAAGGTAACCTGAACAGGAGCAGGGTTGCAGAACATGACCGCATGGGAGACTTGCCTCCCCTTGCAACTCATACCAGAGGAAGGCTTCTGCTCCACGTAGCATTCACTGTCCCCTAGGCTTACATGAGAAAGGGTGATGTGATTACATGAGGGCAGCTAATGAAGTAAGTTTACAATTCTTGAGGGAATTTTCAGTTAACATACTGGCTTATTCCTTTATAAACTCAATTAATTAGAAATGCAAACCAACCCCCTCTGAGCACAGGGAGGCAAATGGGACTGTAAATGTGTTTATGAACCACAGGCAGAGTGCCTCAGACTGCAGAGAACAGCATGCACTAGTACTGTGTCAAGAAAATGTGTAACTTTAGCTTATTTGAAAATTAGCCATACAGCTGAATCGCTGCAGGAGGCATTGCACCctgggcaggaaggcaggcaggatcTCCCTCATACAAAGATTATTCAAACAAAACTTCACAATTATGTTGAGCTTACACATATTTAAAACCCTGCTGAGGTTACACTGATCACAACTGCAGGACCATTCCTGAAATACCTCAAACGAGTAAACCAAAGCAAATCACGCAGGAGATGACCACAGCTATctaagaataaaaaagaaaaatccttctctcCAACGCTTTTTGTAGGAATACTCCATCCCTAAGCTGCACCAAAAAAGACTTCGGAAGCTACAGACTGCTAAAGTCTGAAGGTGTCCTACTCAAATATTGGGCCTGGATTCTTCCATTGTTGGTAGCATCCTCTTTGGGGATGGAGGCTATAATTAAAGCACACAATGTTCAAAACATCTATTGACTCACGCAGGATATCATAACATTTTCATTCCAAAAAACAGATGTAGATGAACAGAGCTGATGCTACTGATGCCCACAGAGGCAGGTACTGACTCTTCCAGAAGTGACCAGACATTCTGTTGGTAATTTTTTCATCAACAAACAGGACATCTTTAAagggatgtatttttttctagaagggCTAAGCTCTATAGAATGTGTTGTTTTATACCTAACGGGCAAGTCATGCTGGAAAATACAGGTCAATTTAAACGTGAAGCAGAATTGCATAATCTTGGATGTCCCAGAATTGGAAAATACTTGCTTATATATTCAATGAAAACCATCGGCTCCTCTGGCTCCTTCCACGGCAGAGATTAATATTTGATGTGGCTGGGTTTTGCAAGCTATCAAATGAGATAGTCTCACATTGGTACAAGGATGGCCCAGGGAACACGTGCTGTACATCAAATATACTTGTTGTGTAACGGTgattaggaaaacagaaaaagaaggtaaaaggGACAAATGATACCACTCCATCCCCACAAAGACAATATACATTAGCATGTCAGCTGTTAACTGTCCTACTTGTGACAGTGAAGGCTGTATGCAGAAATGTTTACTGGTCTCCCAGTTAGAAACCAAGAACAGACGAAAGCAGAGTTATGCTGTGCATCAGGTAGCAGATACCAATATTAAGAGCACGTATTTATAAGCAGTCTGCTCTCATCTGCTTCACACCAAAGTTATTCCCACAAATTACATTTGAAGCTTTCCTGATAGATGGAATCTCTGTCTAAATTGCACCACTCATGCCACTTCTTGGATCTAAAAATCACTCATGCTAACTGAGCCAATGCTGGTCTTTGGCTGGTTTATTTAGCTGGCAGGGGAAAATTAGAAGTGTCTTGTCAGTTGTTATTTGCACAAACAGCAAGATTTGTGCCCGTCAGCGCAGCGACCTGATGAAGGGACTGCATGCCCAACAGCTTCTCTGCTTCCTTCGAGAGCATCATCGGAGCTGAGAAGAGAAATTACCTCTCCCTGCAACCTGCCCTGCCTCATCTCCCTGCCATCACCACTGCAGCAACGCCAACACTTTCCAAGGCAGTTTTAGACAGCAGAGGGCAGCCGCCCAATGAACAGAACAAGACAGGAGCTGGGACTCAAGTTGGTCCCCAAAAAAGGTTTCAGAAGATCATATCTGTCTCTGCTGTGCTCTGTAAAGCAGTACTGACTCCACTTCATGTCTCTGAGCAAGCCTTTTCACAcccctcccctgctgcctctgTGCTATGATCACATTGCAGCTATATGGgataaaaaagctttttcatcaGTTACAGAatctattatttaaaatgttattaaaacaataaaatacagttGTGAGTTTATATGTGACCATAGAAGCTAAACAGTGCTCACAAACCAAGGCATTTACTGAAGTCTTTGTAATTATGTCTTATCTGGAGACATAACTGGTACTAAATCAGTTCTGGGCTGCaataaatggaataaatatttcttatttgtaACAAGATGCCGGATTAGTGCATAATACCTCTTTCTGTGTAGAtccttcctctttaaaaaataaaatggctaagcagaaaaatgaaggaatttaAAAAGTAGTCTAAATTTAAAGAGAGACCGACTAGTtagcctcttctttctttttcctttctcttttcctttttgtttaaaacaaacccaaaaaactaaaaaaacccagggTTAACGCTCTCTATGTTCAGCTACTTACTTGTGGGTGACCTGAAAGATGTTCTCAAACAGAACAAACTGGTAAGAAGCGAGTACTTGGGGAAGTATCACGGCTATCACAAAACGATACTGAATGAATTACGACGTGCTGCTCTACTGTAGTACTGCTCTTCTGTTTCTATTTAAACTGTGTCATAAACTCAATCCACCCTTTGACTCAGTACAAAGCCCTGCTCTGATATCCAGCCTAGGAACCCCCTAGAACGCGGTTTGTACATAATCACACTTGCTAATGGCATTAAAATTTAGAGAATGGAAACAGTGACAGCTACCCCGGGGCTCCCCACGCCGCTAAAACACTTTACAGACACATTTCCCTGCCTGCTATGGGCATTCACGCCTTAAGATAGATGTTGGTGAAAGAGAACTGCCTTGTTCAGGACGGACATGAATCATTTTCTAATAAGCAAGTAATTTTTCTGGAAGAGTTCACTACTTCGGGGTGGTTCTTGTAATAGATGGTTAAATAACAATAAATCTTGGAACATACAGTATGGAAGCCCGTGAAGTGAACAGTCTCCATTACACTTTGAAATGAAGAAAGTTTTTCCACAGAGCTGGAAGCCAGAATGACAAGAaaaatgtggcaaaaaaaaaaaaaaagaagaaagaaaaccaagagagTAAGACAGAAGAATCTGCCTCAAACCAAATTATAAAGGTGAACTAAATCACCGTCACTGCCGTGCCAAAATACCTCGGCTGCTTTTCTTAGTCACAGAACTTGTTAAAACGCAGCAAAAATAATTGAGTTGCGCTTTAAGAATTACAGAAGCTTTACTGCCATTAAAATCTAACATCTCTATTAGCCTGCCAGCGATGCTGAGGGTGGTGTGAGAGTCACACTGCCTTACCCGCTAGACTGAGGGCTGTAAGAAGCGATGTCTCAGAAAACCTGAAACGAACTTTGATACTGGCAGGCCAAGGGTGTCTGTTAACATATACAACGGGCGCAGTGGGTATTTTGACACGTGTGTCAGCGACACACACATACAGAGGAAGGGATCATATTATGTCTTCACCACTTAGTCCAATTCCTATAGAATAATTTTATTGCCTCCTTTCaccctctttcctttcctctttctctctccctgcatGTAAAGCAGCTTCGATTTCACTGTACAAGAGCAAGCTGTGTTACAGGCGGACAGTGATGGTCAACTTAACTGAAAGGGCAAGCTGTAAGCAAGGACACGCATCCCCAGGGCTATCAAACCACCTGGGCAATGCGCAGCACCGGGGCAGCCGCGCAAGCGGGGTCTCCGACGGGACCTTACCGACCCCTCGGACTTATAGAatcattaatcatagaatcattaaggttagaaaagacctctaagatcatcaagtccaacccgACTTCGCTCGGGGCAGGAGGCGAACAACTGCCGCAGGCTCCAGCAACCGCTTCACTGAAGAGATCGTGTAATATATGTCTTATAAACCCAAAATACTGATGTTCTCAGTCACGGTGATGAATCAAACTATAGGACCACAGCGGCTCAACCGGAGAGCTACTTCTGACGCCTCCCAAGTGTGAAACGCAGTAAAGACGAATTTTTTATCAGCTGTTTCCTCACCAGACGCCCCTTCAAAGTTAGTCACCGACATCAGCGAGCAGCGGCGCTTGCCGCTCCGGCCGCCCCAGCGGCGGGGACCCGACGCGGGGACCGGCGGGGAGAAGCCGCGTTATCCCTTTTGTTTGCCCGCcgccggagaggcggcgccgggTGCGCTCCCGTGGATGGGAGTGGGGTTAAAAATTAAGCTCTGCGAGGAGGGCTCGCCCCGAGCCGGGACAGCGGCTCCCGCAGCCCGGCtggcggcagcgcccggcggggaCGGCCGGTGCCCCGCAGCGCCGGGCTCCcctcggctccgcgcccgccggcaGGTGAGGCGCTGGCCCCGGTGCACCGAGGGGCGAGAACGGCCCTCGCCGTCCTGCCCGCCGCCCCTTTGTCCCCCGGGGTGACCCGCAGCCCGCGGCACCCTCCCGGCCGGCGGGACCCGCTACCTACCagctccccgcggcggcggcttCTCCGGGAGCCGTCAGGCAGGTGGCGGGGCCGGTCCCATCACTCCCGCCGCCTCCGCGGGGCTCGGGGGcgcctccccgctccctcccgccgGGCGCCTTCCCTCAGAGGCGCGCTCCGAGCGGGGCGGAGTgcgcggggcggagcggcgccTCCCGCAGgtggctcccgccgccgccgagcccgctccgctccgcagcGCTCCCGGCGGCGCAGGCGCCCTCTGCCCGTCCCACCGTCCGCCCGCGGCTgcggggggccgcgccgccccgcgccgggcgaggccgggggggaggcaggggccggggccgaggccgcCCCTCCGCGCAGGCCTACCCCTGCGGGCCGCCGCCCCAGTGCACCCCGTGAGGCGTcaccccttttctttcctcttatactgctattttcatttatttcccgaggaaaactgtattttttaactcatctttgtttttattcacGGTGTCCTGGTACTGCGGGCAGCTCGGAGGCCACCAACCCCTCACCCCAGGCCgccccagggctggggcgggAGGTTTCAGGGTGCATTGGTGGCGTCTCCGCAGCCTCGAGGGCACCAGGCTCTTTGTCCCCAATGTCTGGGTCCCCAGCGTGGCAGGTCCCTTCTTGGAGGGTCCCCAGGCATGGGGTGAACCCCCGGGGTCCCTCCTACCATCGCAGGGCATAAGTGAATGCTCCAGGAGCTCTGCAGTCTGTCACCTATGTTGCCTCATCAGGCAGATATTTGAGTTTCATTGTCAGACACATTTTTTGCATGGGTTTTAATTACTCATCCTTCTTGAATCCTTCTATCTGGCAAGAAAAGAGGAAACCGGAGCCAAGAAGGTAAAAATCCTGCAATGTGTTTTAGCTCCGCGAGAACAATTCACAAAAGGTTTTGCCAAAATTCCCAGCTGATCGCCATTACCCCAGAAAGGAAATATAAATTCCACAGGAATCAAAATTTATTTGCTGCCTTCTGCTGACCTGTTCACCCTGCTGTTACCCTTACAAAGGACCAGCAGAGCTTGAAGCACGGCAAAAGCTCTGCCCCACCCACAGACCCTACGTGAGGAGCTGAGATGTTACAGGATCTTACGTTCTTACACATGATTTTTCTAATTTGCATTTACTTGGGCCTAGCACCAACCCCATTTGGGTCTGTGGAAAGGTTTTAACAGATAGTTGGAAAAAGCAAGTGCTACAAAAATCATAACTACTCAGACAAGTAGTTCTCAACTATGAATGATTAGAGGAGAATTACAACGTGAGGGAGAGGTCCCCAGGGGTAGAGGGCAAACATCTCCAGCAGAAACACAGCTAGAGAATACAACTGGCGTCAGGGGGAAGCTAGGGCTGGTGACACCGGTCCAGCTGCTCTTGGGCCACCAGGAAATGATCATGCAACAGCGAGGAAGATACCCGGAGTATCAGCAGGCAGCTAACAAGTAAGACTCCATCAGCAATACCATACTAATCACAGATCCCTTCCTTACCTGGACTCTGCATCTACTCACCTCCTGATTAGATATGCAGGCCCACCACTTAGGAAGCTTTGCCCTGTACACCTCTGCTGTTTTGCATGGATGGAGGAGTCGGTCCACATCTTGTAGGGGGTGAAACTTTCACGTTGTGAGGTTTGGTTATGTAGTGGGAGTCAGGGCTGCAGCAGTGGTCCAGGTGGGCTCTTGCTTTCCATGGGCAGCCTCTTCTATGTCTGCTTTCCATACAGCCTCTTCTGTCACAACTGCCATGTGTGCTCCAGAGCCTTCCCAGCTTTCCTCTCACAGGTCTTCCTGACTGTAGTAGGTCACCACACCAAACGAGGCCTCTTGATCACTTTTACTCCTCTGACAAAGTACAGATTGCCCAGCAGTCCCTTCTAGATGACCGCAAACCCTCCGCTGAACAACTCTGTCTATGGCCCTTTCCTGCTTTATCTCAAATGTATCAGTCTTCCCGTACCACACCGCTGTTTTCAAGAGTCTCAGTGCAAAGAAGGAATAACTATTAGCATAATTGTTTCCTTCGTTGTATGTTTTccctaattttttatttacagtgaCTGTGAATAAATTCTGACTGACTAAAGAAGGACTGTTTGATCTCCAGACACAAATTCAAATAGATGCAATCCTAGAAGATATGACGCTGACAGAAATGTTTACAGCAGACGGGGGCAGACATAGAAGACACTGCTAAGATACACATGGTGGGATTCACCTCACTTAACTGTGGGGGTCTGGGATACCCTGGGCTATCCATGGTACATACACAGGACTACAGACCTTCCctgtctggagcagcagctgaaagtCAGTGCTGGAAAAGATGAAGGCACCCCATCCAAAAAAAGTGTCTTTGTAAATGTCCATAGTCAGAGACATCCCACCACACTTCTCATGGTTTCCTGGTGTGTCTCTGTCTTCCTGTGACTGACTGCTGTCTCTCTACTTCTGGTTAGGGGAAAGGATCATCTTCTTTTTGTGGTACGTTTGTACAGCACCTGCCACCATGGGGAGCTGGTCCATAGCTACCAGTCCACGGTATTTCAGTTATACAGTTTATAAGACGTTATGTGCCTCTACGTACAACACAGGTGAATAGGAGCCACAAGGCTTGGTGCCCACAGGACTGCTCCCGAGAATGAAGCCTTAAAGAAAGTGTTGGGCAAAACTTCTTTCATGTCAAAAGGAGTGGAGAAGAATGTTTAGTTTGAAATTTGGTTACAAGACATTTGGTTGTCATAAAAACTtctagatttttattatttttagggCATACATTGAACCATAAGCTCAGAAAAGACAGTTCACCTGGCCTATCTTAATGCCTGCCTTAAGAAAAAATGAACCACTGCCCAGTTCTCTCCAGCAGCTATAAACAAAATCTAACATTTTAACTTTCTaattcaaaagaggaaaaaaataccaattatagatttttttccctctgtgtatAATTCTTGAGAAACAAGAACTCTGGTGAAATTGGGCTGcacaacctttttttaaaaaaagagtgaaGTCCAAGATCTGAGTGTTACTGTGACCCATTGTTGAGGCAAAGAGCAATAAGTGACAACATACTAAGGGTGAAGAGGTATTAGCTGTACTATATTGTCAAGTGATAACACACACGCTGACTTTTCAGCACCTTGCGAGtaagctgaaaatgaaacagtCTACAGGTGGGAGCCCTAATGAATGGCACTGTCAGGAGATAATTTCTCATGGTTGAAGAAATCTTTTATTCTGCAGGGAAGTGAAGTAACCTGGCATTATGGGCCTGCGCCAGATTCCGCTGCAGACAATGGAGTGATTTCAGAGGCCACTGAGTCTGGAAGGAAGAATGACGACCCACAATTGGCTCAAATGAGTCCTCCCGTTGCTCACTGCTGATGTAATgcggcagaaaaggccttggagTTCCCCACCGCAATGGCAGCTATGCAGCAggctccctcttccttccctgggACAGAGACCCCTGCTCACAGATGCTCTGTTTCCTAAAGCACTTTCTAACTGTGGGAGGAAGAAGTTAAAGGTGAAGACACTCTCTATCCTTTTGAAAACAGTCTATTTGGAAGGCAAGGATGATGCAGACTGGGACTTTGGAGAAGCAAGTCctgtccccatctctgcccctACTTCGTTGCAGGACTGCAGGAAGGCTCTGCTGCCTCGGCTCCCAATCTGTGCAATGAGTGTGAGAGCATGTTCTATCTGAACGCAGTGTTATGATGATAAATACAGGGGTGACTGTTCCATGACTGGGTGCTGTGATGACGGGAAGGGGAAGGCCAGACATTTGCCTCAGATACATTGCACCATAAGATGATACTACCCAGAGAGAATGAACTCTTTTTCTCAGGTTTTTCAAGACTGTGGATGCAAGGGTGGTAGGGGAGGAACTTACTCCTAGTTCCCAGAAGCAAATTGCTTTTACTGTCAGCTCTTAAAGGAAGCATGTGAGGACTGAGAATCTGAGTTGTTTGGTTTATGAAAAAGATTGCCAAGTGGGAAAACTGACAGCTGAATGTATACAATGTCCTTCCTGTGTTGGTAAAAATCTTGTCATCAGCGAGTGTGACACAGTGGAGCAGGGTGGAGGACTCTAGCCTTGGAGAGGATTCCTCTGCCCAAATAAAGACAACTAAAAGCTAGGCGTGACCACTCTAGGTTCCTTTTGCAGGCCTTTAGGGGCTACCTCAGAGGGCGATTTATTACATCCTAAAATAGGATATAAGATAGGCCAGACAATCATTCCTTAAAAGCACTCATTTCCTTCCATTGTCTATTAGGAGAGGCTAAATCTAACTTTTTGATGCCTACAGTTACATGAAGGGAATCCCACTCAGTGTGTCCATCTTCTTCCTGGGTGAATAGGGATATTTGAGCATCTAGTTGCAATTATCCAAACGGGAGGGTTTCTACTGCACAGTTCCACCTGCAGACATAACTGTGCAAATAAAGAGCTTCACCTGAGACAACTCAAGCTGTACAGAAAGTTTCTAAAATTACTGGAAAAGTAATCTACTATTATATAGGAAACACAAGAGGTAACATTGGACTGAAAATACAGTATGTTTAGGAAtaattttgtaggtttttttttctttccccccagaaTTCTCAATTGAAAGGCTTATTGGGATTATCTATATCTGTCAGACAGGACATGGGATTCTCTAAATATCTGCTTGAAATAGAGTATATTATGTAGAAAGTTTTGATCAAACTACGAGATgcatagaaagaagaaaatgaggaagaacATTTTGTATTCAGCTTGGTTCAAAATTCACagctatatatattatatatgctCTTAACTATACAGATCTTGGGAATTACTGCTATTCGTattactgaaaacatttctgacaaGTGATATTTAAACTAACAGTGCCCCTTTAATTTCATGATAGTGAAAACTTGTTGAAATAAAACAGGCGTCTGGATTTGCTCTAACAAGATTGAGATTCTTGTAAGACACTGCATCTTCACCATTTGGATAAACTGCACATCAATACAGTGAAGTAATCCCAAAAtaacaccttaaaaataaaacatccacTGCAACTGCACTCCCTGagaacttcaggaatttcctgaaAAAGGGAATCTTCAGTGTTATGCAAAACTGGATCATATTCATCActactgtttttgttttcatgctaACCTGCATCTATGTGCTGGTTTAGATTCGGCTGTAGGTTTCACTGCTCCGTCTGGTGGTTTTGAA
This region includes:
- the PRSS23 gene encoding serine protease 23; amino-acid sequence: MAGLSTLILLLCAAKDVVPSSSHWKPTWPSYRVPVILPQSTLNLDKPQFDAEAKLEVVSPCGPACHKSSPLPTYEEVKNYLSYETLYANGSLTETEVGIYILSNSGDGSRGKSRTKRQIYGYDSRFSIFGKDFLLNYPFSTSVKLSTGCTGTLVAEKHVLTAAHCIHDGKSYVKGAQKLRVGFLKPKLKDGSKGANITNSAMPEKMKFQWIRVKRTHVPKGWIKGNANDIGMDYDYALLELKKPHKRKFMKIGVSPPARHLPGGRIHFSGYDNDRPGNLVYRFCDVKDETYDLLYQQCDAQPGASGSGVYVRMWKRQNHKWERKIIGIFSGHQWVDMNGTPQDFNVAVRITPLKYAQICYWIKGNYLDCREG